One Pseudomonadota bacterium DNA window includes the following coding sequences:
- the ccmD gene encoding heme exporter protein CcmD, which produces MSEFVAMGGYGFYVWSAYGVAAVVMLGLLWSSLAWQRRLTGQLRNKSRRSASAPPAALDKTGGDCT; this is translated from the coding sequence GTGAGCGAATTCGTTGCGATGGGCGGCTACGGGTTCTATGTGTGGTCCGCGTATGGCGTCGCGGCCGTCGTTATGCTCGGACTCTTGTGGAGCTCCCTGGCCTGGCAACGCCGGCTGACAGGACAACTCCGGAATAAATCACGGCGCTCGGCATCCGCGCCGCCCGCCGCGCTCGATAAAACCGGCGGGGATTGCACATGA
- the ccmE gene encoding cytochrome c maturation protein CcmE encodes MTPRRQRIIAITLILAGVSAAAALGLTALSSNILFFYTPTQLLSGEVPPAAPIRLGGLVTKGSVKRTPDSLKISFDLTDQQHTVRVRYEGLLPDLFREGQGIVAQGRLAADRVFNANEVLAKHDENYMPPELAAHLPKAKDTAP; translated from the coding sequence ATGACACCGCGCAGGCAGAGGATCATCGCGATCACCCTGATCTTGGCGGGCGTCTCCGCCGCGGCGGCCTTGGGTCTCACCGCACTGAGCAGCAACATCTTGTTCTTCTATACGCCGACGCAATTGCTCTCCGGCGAAGTGCCTCCGGCCGCGCCGATCCGCCTGGGCGGGCTCGTGACCAAGGGCAGCGTGAAGCGGACACCCGACAGCCTCAAGATCAGCTTCGATTTGACGGACCAGCAACACACGGTCAGGGTACGTTACGAGGGGCTGCTCCCCGATCTGTTCCGGGAAGGCCAAGGCATCGTGGCGCAGGGGCGGCTGGCGGCGGACCGAGTCTTCAACGCCAACGAGGTGCTCGCCAAACACGACGAAAACTACATGCCGCCC